The following are encoded together in the Phaseolus vulgaris cultivar G19833 chromosome 9, P. vulgaris v2.0, whole genome shotgun sequence genome:
- the LOC137822514 gene encoding heat stress transcription factor B-4-like, which produces MALLLDNCEGILLSLDSHKSVPAPFLTKTYQLVDDPATDHIVSWGEDDTTFVVWRPPEFARDLLPNYFKHNNFSSFVRQLNTYGFRKIVPDRWEFANEFFKKGEKHLLCEIHRRKTAQPQQGSMNHHHHHSHSPLGVNVGVPTFFPFSSRASISPSNDSDDQTNWCDSPPRGATSLMNGAANYSTSVTALSEDNERLRRSNNMLMSELAHMKKLYNDIIYFVQNHVKPVAPSNSYSSSLLLCNTPAATPINGANVSMMQRPMNQFLGYYSTNPKQGTTPLTQHQQHQPQTYHVNSPSNTSRSSITIVEGPSGNINSCKTKLFGVSLQSKKRVHPDYGSNSETNKARLVLDKDDLGLNLMPPSTC; this is translated from the exons ATGGCTCTTCTTCTTGACAACTGTGAAGGCATTCTACTCTCTTTGGACTCACACAAATCAGTGCCTGCTCCTTTCCTCACCAAAACATACCAACTTGTGGATGATCCCGCCACAGATCACATAGTTTCCTGGGGTGAAGACGACACCACTTTCGTCGTTTGGCGTCCTCCTGAGTTCGCTAGGGACCTTCTTCCCAACTACTTCAAACACAACAACTTCTCAAGTTTCGTTCGCCAGCTCAACACCTAT GGTTTCAGAAAGATTGTACCGGACCGATGGGAGTTCGCTAACGAATTCTTCAAGAAGGGAGAGAAACACTTGCTGTGCGAGATCCATAGGAGAAAAACCGCTCAGCCTCAACAAGGAAGCATGAATCACCATCACCACCATTCACATTCTCCACTTGGAGTCAACGTTGGCGTTCCCACTTTCTTTCCCTTTTCCAGCAGAGCCAGCATCTCCCCCTCCAACGACTCCGACGACCAAACCAATTGGTGTGACTCTCCTCCACGTGGAGCCACCTCATTGATGAACGGTGCAGCCAACTACAGCACTTCCGTCACCGCGCTTTCCGAGGACAACGAGAGACTCAGGCGAAGCAACAACATGCTCATGTCGGAACTTGCGCACATGAAGAAGCTTTATAACGACATTATCTACTTTGTTCAAAACCATGTCAAGCCAGTGGCTCCTAGCAACTCTTACTCTTCTTCTTTGCTGCTATGCAATACACCTGCTGCTACTCCAATAAATGGTGCCAATGTTTCAATGATGCAAAGGCCAATGAACCAGTTTCTGGGGTATTATTCTACTAACCCTAAGCAAGGAACTACTCCATTAACTCAACATCAGCAACATCAACCTCAGACCTACCATGTTAACTCCCCCTCCAACACCTCAAGGAGTTCTATAACGATTGTCGAAGGACCTAGCGGCAACATTAACAGCTGCAAGACAAAACTTTTTGGTGTGTCGCTCCAGTCAAAGAAAAGGGTGCACCCTGATTATGGATCTAATTCGGAGACCAACAAGGCTCGTTTGGTTTTGGATAAGGATGACTTGGGGTTGAATCTCATGCCTCCATCCACTTGTTAG